From a region of the Drosophila ananassae strain 14024-0371.13 chromosome XL, ASM1763931v2, whole genome shotgun sequence genome:
- the LOC6503551 gene encoding Alstrom syndrome protein 1 homolog a isoform X1, with the protein MPGHKHSRKQAQSSRIPSQARDYISEVAVDRELERYMIFSSTASSGSTNSCVLHQVPAPEAMANNSSGNCSESPTKNRTTKKGAPHPKPLAPPPPPPPPPGHSAPKKIKIRPRLKEKRISSDDEVITVIPIEMATKKAFQAVAATQTQSVSAEDLRTPTKKSPEMRTKKTQTPESALKSHKRLEWDPSADVGYYKRAVSTSNISTLERSVLESSNWRQPCSETDLTRDRGTSPMAPEKPTPPPLASSTFVNRSQRAVSAHPVPISNQSSLKSAHTSREDSNKLDSVRSSSRKENSSRHVSMPPAESRASSRRESLIPESQPSSRSSRLLDSRLSSRQESQATSLYGSSAASSFDYNNHPMPEEVMPWPAKAQQPLLEKIIQTDQQNKEKRRAEQREKEKEKEREYTAAQLEKALNKRNRNKENRQPVVSNSSTTSTAESAPKGDLDLGIELLCSLVNSRSLSETQKKKLVRDIAKKISCLDLAESRPDNQSHQTQTDNASVPVAAPLQSQDAAMNTSQRYSRRSSSISMRKSPVLYVEMVGSRPNNRNHQTQTDKVPEPLQHREMATNTSEVASRRSSSLSSVERSVPAPVPAPRKRTTALTPPLPPTANSLSSGTSTSVSHEVITQKKNSPAPQAEASTDADVADAVMAEWLHPMTQSEIEYEGRQKTGLHAERMEKLKMLDEEIRRMQLLREELATFLNDLPKLRPRTADRNEVLFVVEPVFQVADSPTPSGVDSTAPNPPPRRASLSGPPRELPQIPTSSSTVTRSTSPALEAGEAPPPPVPPHQMRCKIVTPVLRSSSSGGSESVCSFVKQRRREFNEHYQSLQKQQLLLVQQQQKELELQLKQKQQRPSQTHRGNRMARQEKSPYIQMNHYTQAHVQTQTRRDYCCPDKEEAAVYYQVVNSHEATGYRETKGGGNASSSSTTTTTTTTTTTNSSSSVMCSVLSSDMSVPMGMMNTCETTTTTTTHQYDDVACHRIHHIRRTKRKPETEDESDECMRRQMLHICPSGVAYLIEFVSKNDLREIATPPMSLQDQLYQARPDFCIKSKERKAILNKMQALRNMRRRDMEQLLMNEDMSVEAMDKKLMELPPPATYFSNLNIGQLRVFSTRNMKAMTSRRCRDLPEVVAAKNREKEEKRRRCNRLMREVFNKRLKKRVAEGQVSHNHSVTMI; encoded by the exons ATGCCAGGCCATAAGCATAGCCGGAAACAGGCGCAATCCTCGCGCATTCCTTCCCAGGCCCGAGATTACATTTCTGAAGTGGCTGTGGATCGGGAGCTGGAGCGTTATATGATCTTCTCGTCTACCGCCAGCAGTGGTAGCACCAACAGTTGCGTCTTGCACCAGGTCCCAGCACCAGAAGCCATGGCCAACAACAGCAGCGGGAATTGTTCAGAATCTCCCACCAAAAACAGGACAACAAAGAAGGGAGCTCCTCATCCAAAGCCTTTggctccaccaccacctccgccaccgccacctGGTCACAGTGCACCCAAGAAGATAAAGATAAGGCCTAGACTTAAGGAGAAGAGGATATCATCCGATGACGAGGTGATCACAGTGATTCCCATCGAGATGGCAACGAAGAAGGCCTTCCAGGCAGTGGCCGCCACCCAGACGCAGTCTGTATCCGCTGAGGATCTACGCACACCCACAAAGAAGTCGCCCGAGATGAGGACCAAGAAGACACAGACCCCAGAGTCGGCTCTCAAGTCCCACAAGCGCCTCGAATGGGATCCCTCGGCGGATGTGGGCTACTACAAGCGCGCCGTGTCCACGAGCAACATCAGCACTCTAGAGCGTTCCGTCCTGGAGTCCTCCAACTGGCGCCAGCCTTGCTCCGAAACGGACCTAACCCGGGACCGAGGTACATCGCCAATGGCTCCGGAGAAGCCCACACCACCGCCACTGGCCTCCAGCACGTTTGTGAATCGCAGCCAACGGGCAGTCAGCGCCCATCCTGTGCCGATCAGTAATCAGTCGAGCCTGAAATCGGCTCACACTTCGAGGGAAGACTCCAACAAGCTGGACTCTGTTCGTTCCAGCTCCAGGAAGGAGAACAGTTCACGTCATGTCTCAATGCCGCCGGCAGAGTCGCGTGCCAGTTCTCGCCGCGAATCCCTGATCCCGGAATCACAGCCCAGCTCTCGAAGCTCTCGCTTACTGGACTCTCGTTTGAGTTCCCGCCAGGAATCGCAGGCCACCTCGCTGTATGGCAGTTCAGCGGCCAGCAGCTTCGATTACAACAACCATCCCATGCCCGAGGAGGTAATGCCATGGCCGGCCAAGGCCCAACAGCCATTGCTAGAGAAGATTATCCAGACAGATCAGCAGAACAAGGAGAAACGAAGGGCCGAGCAGCGGGAGAAGGAAAAGGAGAAGGAGCGCGAGTATACGGCGGCCCAGTTGGAGAAGGCTCTCAATAAACGCAACCGGAACAAGGAGAATCGCCAGCCAGTTGTCAGCAACTCCTCGACTACTTCCACCGCCGAATCAGCTCCCAAGGGAGATCTAGATCTGGGCATTGAGCTGCTCTGTTCCTTGGTGAACTCGCGCAGTCTCAGCGAGACGCAGAAGAAGAAACTAGTGCGGGACATTGCCAAGAAGATCTCATGCCTGGATCTGGCCGAGTCCCGTCCGGACAATCAAAGCCACCAAACCCAGACCGATAATGCCTCTGTGCCAGTGGCAGCTCCTCTCCAGTCGCAGGATGCGGCCATGAATACCTCGCAAAGGTACTCCCGACGCAGCAGTTCCATCTCGATGCGAAAGTCACCTGTTTTGTACGTGGAAATGGTAGGATCCCGACCTAACAATCGAAACCATCAGACACAGACTGATAAAG TGCCAGAACCTCTCCAGCACCGGGAAATGGCCACCAATACCTCGGAGGTGGCCTCCAGGCGCAGCAGTTCCCTTTCGAGTGTTGAGAGATCGGTTCCAGCTCCAGTGCCGGCTCCTCGCAAACGCACCACTGCCCTGACGCCACCACTGCCCCCGACAGCCAACAGCTTGTCCAGCGGCACCTCGACCAGTGTCTCCCATGAGGTTATAACCCAGAAAAAGAACTCCCCAGCCCCTCAGGCGGAAGCCTCCACGGATGCTGATGTGGCCGATGCCGTCATGGCAGAGTGGCTGCATCCGATGACCCAGAGCGAAATCGAGTACGAGGGACGCCAGAAGACTGGCTTGCATGCTGAGCGAATGGAAAAGCTGAAGATGCTGGACGAGGAGATCCGACGAATGCAGCTGCTGAGGGAAGAGCTGGCCACCTTTCTGAACGATTTGCCGAAGCTGAGACCGCGCACGGCGGACAGGAACGAGGTTCTCTTTGTGGTCGAGCCAGTTTTCCAAGTGGCCGATTCTCCTACACCTTCGGGAGTGGATTCCACGGCTCCCAATCCGCCGCCAAGGCGTGCATCCTTGAGCGGCCCGCCCCGGGAACTCCCACAGATACCCACCTCGTCGTCGACGGTGACCCGTTCCACGTCACCGGCTCTGGAGGCGGGGgaggcaccaccaccaccagtgCCACCACACCAGATGCGCTGTAAGATTGTCACTCCAGTGCTGAGGAGCTCGTCCAGCGGCGGGAGCGAGAGTGTGTGTTCCTTTGTAAAGCAGCGCAGGCGGGAGTTCAACGAGCACTACCAGTCGCTCCAGAAGCAGCAGCTACTGCTggtccagcagcagcagaaggaaCTGGAACTGCAACTGAAGCAGAAACAGCAGCGACCCTCGCAG ACCCATCGCGGTAATCGGATGGCGAGACAAGAGAAGAGTCCCTACATCCAGATGAACCATTATACCCAAGCCCACGTCCAGACCCAGACCAGGCGGGACTACTGCTGCCCGGACAAGGAGGAGGCGGCCGTTTACTACCAGGTCGTGAACTCTCACGAAGCCACTGGCTATCGGGAAACTAAAGGCGGTGGGAATGCAAGCTCCAGCAGCACtactaccaccaccaccaccacaaccaccaccaaCTCTTCATCGTCGGTTATGTGTTCCGTGCTGAGTTCGGACATGTCCGTGCCCATGGGAATGATGAACACGTGTGAGACGACGACCACCACCACAACGCACCAGTACGATGATGTGGCGTGCCACAGAATCCATCACATCCGACGGACTAAACGAAAGCCGGAGACGGAAGACGAATCCGATGAGTGCATGCGTCGACAGATGCTGCACATTTGTCCGTCCGGAGTGGCCTATCTGATCGAATTCGTTTCGAAGAACGACCTTAGGGAGATTGCGACGCCACCGATGTCACTGCAGGATCAACTCTATCAGGCTCGTCCCGACTTCTGTATCAAGTCCAAGGAGCGCAAGGCCATTCTCAATAAGATGCAGGCGCTGAGGAATATGCGCCGCCGAGACATGGAACAGCTACTAATGAACGAAGACATGAGCGTGGAAGCTATGGACAAGAAGCTAATGGAACTGCCACCACCTGCCACCT atttttcaaatttgaatATAGGCCAATTGCGAGTGTTTTCCACTCGCAATATGAAGGCAATGACCTCCAGGCGGTGTCGTGATCTCCCCGAAGTGGTGGCCGCCAAGAATCGAGAAAAGGAAGAGAAGCGTCGTCGGTGCAATCGTCTAATGCGTGAAGTTTTCAATAAG CGCCTCAAGAAACGTGTGGCTGAAGGACAAGTCTCCCATAATCATAGCGTAACTATGATCTAA
- the LOC6503551 gene encoding Alstrom syndrome protein 1 homolog a isoform X2, which produces MPGHKHSRKQAQSSRIPSQARDYISEVAVDRELERYMIFSSTASSGSTNSCVLHQVPAPEAMANNSSGNCSESPTKNRTTKKGAPHPKPLAPPPPPPPPPGHSAPKKIKIRPRLKEKRISSDDEVITVIPIEMATKKAFQAVAATQTQSVSAEDLRTPTKKSPEMRTKKTQTPESALKSHKRLEWDPSADVGYYKRAVSTSNISTLERSVLESSNWRQPCSETDLTRDRGTSPMAPEKPTPPPLASSTFVNRSQRAVSAHPVPISNQSSLKSAHTSREDSNKLDSVRSSSRKENSSRHVSMPPAESRASSRRESLIPESQPSSRSSRLLDSRLSSRQESQATSLYGSSAASSFDYNNHPMPEEVMPWPAKAQQPLLEKIIQTDQQNKEKRRAEQREKEKEKEREYTAAQLEKALNKRNRNKENRQPVVSNSSTTSTAESAPKGDLDLGIELLCSLVNSRSLSETQKKKLVRDIAKKISCLDLAESRPDNQSHQTQTDNASVPVAAPLQSQDAAMNTSQRYSRRSSSISMRKSPVLYVEMVGSRPNNRNHQTQTDKVPEPLQHREMATNTSEVASRRSSSLSSVERSVPAPVPAPRKRTTALTPPLPPTANSLSSGTSTSVSHEVITQKKNSPAPQAEASTDADVADAVMAEWLHPMTQSEIEYEGRQKTGLHAERMEKLKMLDEEIRRMQLLREELATFLNDLPKLRPRTADRNEVLFVVEPVFQVADSPTPSGVDSTAPNPPPRRASLSGPPRELPQIPTSSSTVTRSTSPALEAGEAPPPPVPPHQMRCKIVTPVLRSSSSGGSESVCSFVKQRRREFNEHYQSLQKQQLLLVQQQQKELELQLKQKQQRPSQTHRGNRMARQEKSPYIQMNHYTQAHVQTQTRRDYCCPDKEEAAVYYQVVNSHEATGYRETKGGGNASSSSTTTTTTTTTTTNSSSSVMCSVLSSDMSVPMGMMNTCETTTTTTTHQYDDVACHRIHHIRRTKRKPETEDESDECMRRQMLHICPSGVAYLIEFVSKNDLREIATPPMSLQDQLYQARPDFCIKSKERKAILNKMQALRNMRRRDMEQLLMNEDMSVEAMDKKLMELPPPATCQLRVFSTRNMKAMTSRRCRDLPEVVAAKNREKEEKRRRCNRLMREVFNKRLKKRVAEGQVSHNHSVTMI; this is translated from the exons ATGCCAGGCCATAAGCATAGCCGGAAACAGGCGCAATCCTCGCGCATTCCTTCCCAGGCCCGAGATTACATTTCTGAAGTGGCTGTGGATCGGGAGCTGGAGCGTTATATGATCTTCTCGTCTACCGCCAGCAGTGGTAGCACCAACAGTTGCGTCTTGCACCAGGTCCCAGCACCAGAAGCCATGGCCAACAACAGCAGCGGGAATTGTTCAGAATCTCCCACCAAAAACAGGACAACAAAGAAGGGAGCTCCTCATCCAAAGCCTTTggctccaccaccacctccgccaccgccacctGGTCACAGTGCACCCAAGAAGATAAAGATAAGGCCTAGACTTAAGGAGAAGAGGATATCATCCGATGACGAGGTGATCACAGTGATTCCCATCGAGATGGCAACGAAGAAGGCCTTCCAGGCAGTGGCCGCCACCCAGACGCAGTCTGTATCCGCTGAGGATCTACGCACACCCACAAAGAAGTCGCCCGAGATGAGGACCAAGAAGACACAGACCCCAGAGTCGGCTCTCAAGTCCCACAAGCGCCTCGAATGGGATCCCTCGGCGGATGTGGGCTACTACAAGCGCGCCGTGTCCACGAGCAACATCAGCACTCTAGAGCGTTCCGTCCTGGAGTCCTCCAACTGGCGCCAGCCTTGCTCCGAAACGGACCTAACCCGGGACCGAGGTACATCGCCAATGGCTCCGGAGAAGCCCACACCACCGCCACTGGCCTCCAGCACGTTTGTGAATCGCAGCCAACGGGCAGTCAGCGCCCATCCTGTGCCGATCAGTAATCAGTCGAGCCTGAAATCGGCTCACACTTCGAGGGAAGACTCCAACAAGCTGGACTCTGTTCGTTCCAGCTCCAGGAAGGAGAACAGTTCACGTCATGTCTCAATGCCGCCGGCAGAGTCGCGTGCCAGTTCTCGCCGCGAATCCCTGATCCCGGAATCACAGCCCAGCTCTCGAAGCTCTCGCTTACTGGACTCTCGTTTGAGTTCCCGCCAGGAATCGCAGGCCACCTCGCTGTATGGCAGTTCAGCGGCCAGCAGCTTCGATTACAACAACCATCCCATGCCCGAGGAGGTAATGCCATGGCCGGCCAAGGCCCAACAGCCATTGCTAGAGAAGATTATCCAGACAGATCAGCAGAACAAGGAGAAACGAAGGGCCGAGCAGCGGGAGAAGGAAAAGGAGAAGGAGCGCGAGTATACGGCGGCCCAGTTGGAGAAGGCTCTCAATAAACGCAACCGGAACAAGGAGAATCGCCAGCCAGTTGTCAGCAACTCCTCGACTACTTCCACCGCCGAATCAGCTCCCAAGGGAGATCTAGATCTGGGCATTGAGCTGCTCTGTTCCTTGGTGAACTCGCGCAGTCTCAGCGAGACGCAGAAGAAGAAACTAGTGCGGGACATTGCCAAGAAGATCTCATGCCTGGATCTGGCCGAGTCCCGTCCGGACAATCAAAGCCACCAAACCCAGACCGATAATGCCTCTGTGCCAGTGGCAGCTCCTCTCCAGTCGCAGGATGCGGCCATGAATACCTCGCAAAGGTACTCCCGACGCAGCAGTTCCATCTCGATGCGAAAGTCACCTGTTTTGTACGTGGAAATGGTAGGATCCCGACCTAACAATCGAAACCATCAGACACAGACTGATAAAG TGCCAGAACCTCTCCAGCACCGGGAAATGGCCACCAATACCTCGGAGGTGGCCTCCAGGCGCAGCAGTTCCCTTTCGAGTGTTGAGAGATCGGTTCCAGCTCCAGTGCCGGCTCCTCGCAAACGCACCACTGCCCTGACGCCACCACTGCCCCCGACAGCCAACAGCTTGTCCAGCGGCACCTCGACCAGTGTCTCCCATGAGGTTATAACCCAGAAAAAGAACTCCCCAGCCCCTCAGGCGGAAGCCTCCACGGATGCTGATGTGGCCGATGCCGTCATGGCAGAGTGGCTGCATCCGATGACCCAGAGCGAAATCGAGTACGAGGGACGCCAGAAGACTGGCTTGCATGCTGAGCGAATGGAAAAGCTGAAGATGCTGGACGAGGAGATCCGACGAATGCAGCTGCTGAGGGAAGAGCTGGCCACCTTTCTGAACGATTTGCCGAAGCTGAGACCGCGCACGGCGGACAGGAACGAGGTTCTCTTTGTGGTCGAGCCAGTTTTCCAAGTGGCCGATTCTCCTACACCTTCGGGAGTGGATTCCACGGCTCCCAATCCGCCGCCAAGGCGTGCATCCTTGAGCGGCCCGCCCCGGGAACTCCCACAGATACCCACCTCGTCGTCGACGGTGACCCGTTCCACGTCACCGGCTCTGGAGGCGGGGgaggcaccaccaccaccagtgCCACCACACCAGATGCGCTGTAAGATTGTCACTCCAGTGCTGAGGAGCTCGTCCAGCGGCGGGAGCGAGAGTGTGTGTTCCTTTGTAAAGCAGCGCAGGCGGGAGTTCAACGAGCACTACCAGTCGCTCCAGAAGCAGCAGCTACTGCTggtccagcagcagcagaaggaaCTGGAACTGCAACTGAAGCAGAAACAGCAGCGACCCTCGCAG ACCCATCGCGGTAATCGGATGGCGAGACAAGAGAAGAGTCCCTACATCCAGATGAACCATTATACCCAAGCCCACGTCCAGACCCAGACCAGGCGGGACTACTGCTGCCCGGACAAGGAGGAGGCGGCCGTTTACTACCAGGTCGTGAACTCTCACGAAGCCACTGGCTATCGGGAAACTAAAGGCGGTGGGAATGCAAGCTCCAGCAGCACtactaccaccaccaccaccacaaccaccaccaaCTCTTCATCGTCGGTTATGTGTTCCGTGCTGAGTTCGGACATGTCCGTGCCCATGGGAATGATGAACACGTGTGAGACGACGACCACCACCACAACGCACCAGTACGATGATGTGGCGTGCCACAGAATCCATCACATCCGACGGACTAAACGAAAGCCGGAGACGGAAGACGAATCCGATGAGTGCATGCGTCGACAGATGCTGCACATTTGTCCGTCCGGAGTGGCCTATCTGATCGAATTCGTTTCGAAGAACGACCTTAGGGAGATTGCGACGCCACCGATGTCACTGCAGGATCAACTCTATCAGGCTCGTCCCGACTTCTGTATCAAGTCCAAGGAGCGCAAGGCCATTCTCAATAAGATGCAGGCGCTGAGGAATATGCGCCGCCGAGACATGGAACAGCTACTAATGAACGAAGACATGAGCGTGGAAGCTATGGACAAGAAGCTAATGGAACTGCCACCACCTGCCACCT GCCAATTGCGAGTGTTTTCCACTCGCAATATGAAGGCAATGACCTCCAGGCGGTGTCGTGATCTCCCCGAAGTGGTGGCCGCCAAGAATCGAGAAAAGGAAGAGAAGCGTCGTCGGTGCAATCGTCTAATGCGTGAAGTTTTCAATAAG CGCCTCAAGAAACGTGTGGCTGAAGGACAAGTCTCCCATAATCATAGCGTAACTATGATCTAA
- the LOC6504100 gene encoding trichohyalin, producing the protein MLETKSIAALAFTETPRKRKRETGHHHHVAPPPLAPPPLTAQLQDQPPERQRDAQVRQDAAVAATESCFTNAAFSSTPKKLIGRRRLAKENAQPNPFPGLEVKSIAALAEKQHQPVSTNPFEVLRQPSKKKKREHACFENPGLNLELPEKQFNPYEVIRSTATPSKGFVNPGLNLRGNDVPASLNPFEIHRPSEVSTAACNPTGVANPALTETEAEDHQLPTSLKIGLPFTPTLGCRIDFHGMSLSQLTPSKLLAEKLVFSPVPAPKRSLGAISEESTMDIGKELDRYQLELENSINEAKLRKNGILTDVQDKPRISLEVEVSKDTQSQGLVPAPKVVVVETDSQEVVMQEVRNGEASVERRLICTRRRTLTEISEEQQVEEMEEKEQKQEQEEELEEQNQEELKKQEKEKQKQQELEDQEKQKRLQEQLKEKLKEREREKELLAKEKEKEKEDVVYASEESEDEELDDLDFKAPARFVRAYRPAAQPTKAPSKESLQSIGSSKSTKSGETKSHGGGGVKNMIRKSIRRLMHPIQHTSPEKAQPEEQHGHYGHHHNIINTIRHSLRRRPQKMTPLEDEDEEEEEQEQIPSLPDISIIDSSERTMKLRSSVAQTEYMTIEQLTNEKKHTLRNSIRRSTRDVLRHVLFHKSHDAYATAK; encoded by the exons ATGCTGGAAACCAAGAGCATAGCTGCTTTGGCATTTACGGAAACGCCGCGCAAGCGTAAACGGGAAACAGGACATCATCATCATGTGGCTCCCCCGCCACTTGCCCCGCCCCCGCTGACGGCGCAGCTGCAGGACCAACCCCCGGAACGGCAAAGGGACGCCCAGGTGCGACAGGATGCAGCTGTCGCTGCCACGGAGTCCTGCTTCACCAATGCCGCCTTCAGTTCGACGCCGAAAAAGTTGATTGGACGCCGCCGCCTTGCCAAGGAGAATGCCCAACCGAATCCTTTTCCCGGCCTGGAGGTTAAGTCCATTGCTGCTCTGGCCGAGAAGCAGCATCAGCCGGTGTCCACGAATCCGTTCGAGGTACTGCGTCAGCCCTCCAAGAAAAAGAAGCGGGAACATGCCTGTTTTGAGAATCCTGGCCTGAATTTGGAATTGCCGGAGAAGCAGTTTAATCCCTATGAG GTCATCCGTTCGACGGCCACTCCTTCGAAGGGCTTCGTTAATCCCGGCCTGAATCTGCGCGGCAATGATGTCCCAGCCTCGCTCAATCCCTTCGAGATTCATCGACCCAGTGAGGTTTCCACGGCGGCCTGCAATCCCACTGGTGTGGCCAATCCCGCCCTGACGGAAACCGAAGCCGAGGACCATCAGCTGCCCACCAGCTTGAAGATTGGGTTGCCCTTCACCCCCACCCTGGGCTGTCGCATCGATTTTCATGGCATGTCGCTCTCCCAGCTGACTCCCAGCAAGCTGCTGGCCGAGAAGTTGGTCTTCTCGCCGGTTCCGGCTCCCAAGAGATCCCTGGGCGCCATCAGCGAGGAGTCCACCATGGATATTGGCAAGGAACTGGATCGCTATCAGCTGGAGTTGGAGAACAGCATCAATGAGGCGAAGTTGCGCAAGAACGGCATCTTGACGGACGTCCAGGACAAGCCCAGGATCAGTTTGGAGGTGGAGGTGTCGAAGGACACGCAGTCCCAAGGGCTGGTACCTGCTCCaaaggtggtggtggtggagacCGATTCCCAGGAGGTGGTCATGCAGGAGGTGCGAAATGGAGAGGCTTCGGTGGAGCGACGGCTGATCTGCACCAGAAGGCGCACTCTGACGGAGATTAGCGAGGAGCAGCAGGTGGAGGAGATGGAAGAGAAGGAGCAGaaacaggagcaggaggaggagctaGAGGAGCAGAATCAGGAAGAGCTGAAGAAGCAGGAAAAggagaagcagaagcagcaggaACTGGAGGACCAGGAGAAGCAGAAACGCTTGCAGGAGCAGCTGAAGGAGAAGCTCAAGGAGCGCGAGAGGGAGAAGGAGCTGCTGGCTaaggaaaaggaaaaggaaaaggaGGACGTGGTCTATGCCTCCGAGGAGTCGGAGGACGAGGAACTGGATGATCTGGACTTCAAGGCGCCCGCACGCTTCGTTCGCGCCTATCGTCCCGCTGCCCAGCCCACCAAGGCGCCCAGCAAGGAGTCCCTCCAGTCCATTGGCTCCTCCAAGTCCACAAAATCCGGAGAAACCAAATCCCACGGTGGTGGTGGCGTTAAGAACATGATCCGCAAGTCCATACGCCGTCTCATGCATCCCATCCAGCATACCTCGCCGGAGAAGGCACAACCGGAGGAGCAACATGGTCATTATGGTCATCATCACAATATCATCAATACCATACGACATAGCCTGCGTCGAAGACCCCAGAAGATGACCCCCCtagaggacgaggacgaggaggaggaggagcaggagcagatCCCCTCCCTGCCGGACATCTCCATCATAGACAGCAGTGAGCGGACGATGAAACTGCGCTCCAGTGTGGCCCAGACCGAGTACATGACCATCGAGCAGCTGACCAACGAGAAGAAGCACACGCTGAGGAACAGTATCCGGCGCTCCACGCGGGACGTACTGCGTCATGTCCTGTTCCACAAGAGTCATGATGCCTATGCCACCGCCAAGTGA
- the LOC6503550 gene encoding uncharacterized protein LOC6503550 — protein MLQVNPQPTMSQAGVPDLSYTPGDLTEPQYRLPSHQLLLDQKHSDPADSLPFSRLTLDNRDTQPIKYREPLGSAAGRQFPALAEAQNRYTDHLERSSVVSFDPGKDLISLSTVKFEKYDSGNSDPDLIRKMPLHSITEKPNERCPSPVVPAYANFELAKRMHQDNLDHQPLPDCVADLAFRRAQISGGHAGLSLEIDPIATGVGVKTHNAGPTHCTKMKVFRPKTGGGIVPKAIGGGDPFRGVGSAPAKKMGPMDLAICWDFKPANPADEPRLARHIDGSNDSAGPAVFTCVKTPREDQGAMDLGRSAGVFTSTLGEADFFDKDILRKRTDFGGARLDREDPCACDYSPPARQRARSVSRDSSASHCRRPGGLGSGAGGAAGGGVSFGNLTELPGRGMPDRLAKQYQSSPLLGDKAYQALREKYLGPESGQECSTMDCRNSGGPPCKRDTLLRRPARRLCHKVAPAPSRCCPGPTFPGHGHGHGHGHGHGHCLTSKAAFRAGVPKHNASGDFVGVDGGDCGGGIGGSRVLVVPRPRQPYSKKNYDIDTLVPPFRSQAGGAGQGGYPEHWRLASVYQHAYKPLDQRRRPLLQTVYK, from the coding sequence ATGTTGCAAGTGAACCCACAACCAACCATGTCTCAAGCAGGAGTTCCGGACCTCAGCTACACACCCGGAGACCTGACCGAACCCCAGTACCGCCTGCCCTCCCACCAGCTCCTCCTCGACCAGAAGCACTCCGATCCGGCGGACAGCCTGCCCTTCAGTCGCCTCACTTTGGACAATCGGGACACGCAGCCGATCAAGTACCGGGAACCGCTAGGATCGGCGGCAGGACGACAGTTTCCTGCCCTGGCAGAGGCCCAGAACCGATATACGGACCATCTAGAGCGCAGCAGTGTGGTTAGCTTTGATCCTGGCAAGGATCTCATCTCCCTGTCGACCGTCAAGTTCGAGAAATACGACTCGGGGAACTCCGATCCGGATCTGATCAGGAAGATGCCGCTCCATTCCATCACGGAGAAACCGAACGAGCGGTGTCCGTCGCCGGTGGTGCCGGCCTATGCCAATTTCGAGCTGGCCAAGCGGATGCACCAGGACAACCTGGACCACCAGCCGCTGCCGGACTGTGTGGCCGATCTGGCCTTCCGCCGGGCCCAGATATCCGGCGGACATGCCGGCCTCTCGCTGGAAATCGATCCAATAGCCACTGGAGTCGGGGTGAAGACCCACAACGCCGGTCCGACGCACTGCACCAAGATGAAGGTGTTCCGGCCCAAGACAGGGGGCGGGATTGTGCCCAAGGCCATCGGTGGGGGAGATCCCTTTCGGGGAGTGGGCTCGGCACCGGCCAAGAAAATGGGTCCCATGGATCTGGCCATCTGCTGGGACTTCAAGCCGGCCAATCCCGCCGACGAGCCGCGTCTGGCCAGGCACATTGATGGCTCCAACGACTCGGCCGGACCGGCAGTGTTCACGTGCGTGAAAACACCTCGCGAGGATCAGGGCGCCATGGACTTGGGCAGATCGGCGGGCGTCTTCACCAGCACTCTGGGCGAGGCGGATTTCTTTGACAAGGACATACTCCGGAAGCGCACGGACTTCGGAGGAGCTCGGCTGGACCGTGAGGATCCCTGTGCCTGCGACTATTCCCCACCGGCCAGGCAGCGTGCTCGCAGCGTCTCCCGGGACTCCAGTGCCTCGCATTGCCGTCGACCCGGTGGCCTGGGCTCTGGAGCCGGCGGTGCCGCTGGCGGGGGGGTTAGCTTTGGGAATCTTACAGAGCTCCCCGGCCGAGGGATGCCCGATCGTCTGGCCAAGCAGTACCAGTCCTCACCCCTGCTGGGCGACAAGGCCTACCAAGCGCTCCGGGAGAAGTACCTGGGACCGGAATCCGGACAGGAGTGCTCCACCATGGACTGCCGGAACTCGGGTGGACCGCCGTGCAAGAGGGACACCCTACTCCGGCGACCGGCACGTCGCCTCTGCCACAAAGTAGCCCCGGCTCCGTCACGCTGCTGTCCAGGACCCACCTTTCCAGGGCACGGACACGGTCATGGGCATGGCCATGGACATGGGCATTGTCTGACCAGCAAGGCAGCCTTCCGGGCCGGAGTGCCCAAGCACAATGCCAGCGGTGATTTTGTGGGCGTGGATGGGGGGGACTGTGGTGGCGGGATTGGTGGCTCCCGGGTGCTGGtagtgccacgcccccgccaGCCGTACTCCAAGAAGAACTATGACATTGATACGCTGGTGCCGCCGTTCCGGAGCCAGGCGGGCGGAGCCGGACAGGGCGGCTATCCGGAGCACTGGCGGCTGGCGAGTGTCTACCAGCACGCCTACAAGCCGCTGGACCAGCGCCGGCGACCGCTCCTCCAAACGGTCTACAAGTAG